A single Iodidimonas sp. SYSU 1G8 DNA region contains:
- the dnaJ gene encoding molecular chaperone DnaJ, whose translation MAKADYYELLGIARGASDAEIKKAFRSMAMECHPDRNPGDAAAEQKFRSINEAYEVLKDPQKRAAYDQYGHAAFENGGRPGAGGFDFNFNGSFSDIFEDLFGNAFGGRGGQRRGGPQRGADLRYNYEVTLEEAFAGKQAEITIKTSVACEPCDGSGAAPGSKPVTCPTCQGMGKVRAQQGFFTVERTCPTCHGAGQTVSDPCTACGGAGHVMRDKTLSVNIPVGVENGTRIRLSGEGEAGGRGGPAGDLYLFLSVRQHPLFERDGIDLHVSVPIPMTTAALGGQIEVPTIDGKKARVSIPEGTQTGRQFRLRGKGMPRLQRGGVGDMFVHVGVETPVNLTKDQVRLLKEFEAAGGGNQSSPESDGFFAKAKEFWDDLIKD comes from the coding sequence ATGGCCAAGGCGGACTATTATGAATTGCTGGGAATCGCCCGCGGCGCGAGCGATGCCGAGATCAAGAAGGCATTCCGCTCCATGGCCATGGAGTGCCATCCCGACCGCAATCCCGGCGACGCGGCGGCGGAACAGAAGTTCCGTTCCATCAACGAGGCCTACGAGGTCCTGAAGGACCCGCAGAAGCGCGCGGCCTATGACCAGTACGGCCATGCGGCGTTCGAGAATGGCGGCCGTCCCGGCGCGGGCGGCTTCGACTTCAATTTCAACGGCTCGTTCAGCGACATCTTCGAGGATCTGTTCGGCAACGCCTTTGGCGGCCGCGGCGGCCAGCGCCGGGGCGGGCCGCAGCGCGGCGCCGACCTGCGCTACAATTACGAGGTGACGCTGGAAGAGGCGTTCGCGGGCAAGCAGGCCGAGATCACCATCAAAACCTCGGTGGCGTGCGAGCCGTGCGATGGCTCCGGCGCGGCACCAGGCAGCAAGCCGGTGACCTGTCCGACCTGCCAGGGCATGGGCAAGGTCCGCGCCCAGCAAGGTTTCTTCACCGTCGAGCGGACCTGTCCGACCTGCCACGGCGCCGGCCAGACGGTCAGCGATCCGTGCACGGCCTGTGGCGGCGCCGGCCACGTGATGCGCGACAAGACCCTGTCGGTGAACATTCCCGTCGGTGTCGAGAACGGCACGCGCATCCGGCTGTCCGGCGAGGGCGAGGCCGGCGGGCGCGGCGGACCGGCGGGCGATCTTTATCTGTTCCTTTCCGTCAGGCAGCACCCGCTGTTCGAGCGCGACGGCATCGACCTGCATGTCAGCGTGCCGATCCCCATGACCACGGCGGCGCTGGGCGGCCAGATCGAGGTGCCGACCATCGATGGCAAGAAGGCGCGCGTCAGCATTCCGGAGGGGACCCAGACCGGCCGTCAGTTCCGCCTGCGTGGCAAGGGCATGCCCCGGCTGCAGCGCGGCGGCGTCGGCGACATGTTCGTGCATGTGGGCGTGGAGACGCCGGTCAACCTGACCAAGGACCAGGTTCGCCTGCTGAAGGAGTTCGAGGCGGCGGGCGGCGGCAATCAATCCAGCCCCGAATCCGATGGCTTCTTCGCCAAGGCGAAGGAGTTCTGGGACGATCTGATCAAGGATTAG
- the dapB gene encoding 4-hydroxy-tetrahydrodipicolinate reductase: protein MSELAIGILGGAGRMGRALIRAATEAKGAHVAGAVDAPGNPERGKDLGLLAGIDALGIGLENDVAALFAKSDVVIDFTVPRASVEHARLAAETGTAYVVGTTGLESGQQTIIADAGQRTVVVQAANFSLGVNLAIALTERVAAALDDSFDIEIVEMHHRHKVDAPSGTALALGRAAAAGRGVNLDDVADRGRDGMTGARRRGDIGFAVLRGGNVAGDHTVTFAADDERIEITHKAGDRIIFARGAVHAALWTAGRKAGHYSMRDVLEL from the coding sequence ATGAGTGAACTCGCCATCGGCATTCTGGGCGGCGCCGGCCGCATGGGCCGCGCCCTGATCCGCGCGGCGACCGAGGCCAAGGGCGCCCATGTGGCCGGTGCGGTCGACGCGCCGGGCAATCCCGAGCGGGGCAAGGATTTGGGCCTGCTCGCCGGCATCGACGCGCTGGGCATCGGGCTCGAGAACGATGTGGCGGCGCTGTTCGCCAAGTCCGACGTGGTCATCGACTTCACCGTGCCGCGCGCCAGTGTCGAGCACGCCCGGCTGGCCGCCGAGACAGGGACCGCCTATGTGGTCGGCACCACGGGGCTCGAGTCCGGGCAGCAGACCATCATTGCAGATGCGGGGCAGCGCACCGTCGTGGTGCAGGCCGCGAATTTCAGCCTCGGCGTCAATCTGGCGATCGCGCTGACCGAGCGCGTCGCCGCGGCGCTGGACGACAGTTTCGACATCGAGATCGTCGAGATGCACCACCGCCACAAGGTCGACGCGCCGTCGGGCACCGCGCTGGCGCTGGGCCGGGCCGCCGCCGCCGGGCGCGGCGTCAACCTGGACGACGTGGCCGACCGGGGCCGCGACGGCATGACCGGCGCCCGCAGACGCGGCGACATCGGCTTCGCCGTGCTGCGCGGCGGCAATGTGGCCGGTGACCACACCGTGACCTTCGCCGCCGATGACGAGCGCATCGAAATCACCCACAAGGCGGGCGACCGCATCATCTTCGCCCGAGGCGCCGTGCATGCGGCCCTGTGGACCGCCGGCCGGAAAGCCGGGCACTACAGCATGCGGGACGTGCTGGAGCTCTAG
- a CDS encoding DUF2244 domain-containing protein — protein sequence MAAGQAALLADSRVRPILSRMTEPPVHFDAVLHPHRSLSPRAFLIVMILVSGISFVGGMVFLLMGAWPVFGFFGLDVLLVYLAFKFNFRDGKRYERILLTDEALELRRVAPDGSETLSTLQPYWTRVLIDEAGCLLLRSHGRSLELGKFLIEEEKESFRAALEAALRVQRGARPA from the coding sequence ATGGCTGCCGGACAAGCGGCACTCTTGGCGGACAGCCGCGTCCGGCCTATCCTTTCGCGCATGACCGAGCCGCCCGTACATTTCGACGCGGTGCTACACCCGCACCGGTCGCTCAGCCCGCGCGCTTTCCTGATCGTGATGATCCTGGTGAGCGGCATCAGCTTCGTCGGCGGCATGGTGTTCCTGCTGATGGGCGCGTGGCCGGTTTTCGGCTTTTTCGGCCTCGACGTGCTGCTGGTCTATCTGGCCTTCAAATTCAACTTCCGCGACGGCAAGCGCTATGAACGGATCCTGTTGACGGACGAGGCGCTGGAGCTGCGCCGGGTGGCGCCCGATGGAAGCGAAACCCTCAGTACCCTCCAGCCTTACTGGACCCGGGTGCTGATCGACGAGGCGGGATGCCTGCTGCTCCGCTCGCATGGCCGGTCGCTCGAGCTGGGCAAGTTCCTGATCGAAGAGGAAAAGGAAAGCTTCCGCGCCGCTCTCGAGGCCGCGCTGCGCGTCCAGCGCGGCGCGCGGCCCGCCTAG
- the nth gene encoding endonuclease III gives MKKADVEEFFSRLQGADSTPRTELNYVNPYTLLVAVALSAQATDVGVNRATGPLFQVVDTPEKMVALGEEKLREYIKTIGLFNSKAKNVIALSHILVDKHGGEVPRDRESLEALPGVGRKTANVVLNVAFGEPTIAVDTHIFRVGNRTGLATGKTPLAVELKLNKAVPDRFKLDAHHWLILHGRYICKARKPECPKCIVEDLCAYKAKTI, from the coding sequence ATGAAAAAAGCTGATGTCGAGGAATTCTTCAGCCGGTTGCAGGGCGCTGACAGCACGCCGCGCACCGAGCTGAACTACGTCAACCCGTACACGCTTCTGGTCGCCGTCGCCCTGTCGGCGCAGGCGACCGACGTGGGCGTCAACCGCGCGACCGGCCCGCTGTTCCAGGTGGTCGACACGCCCGAGAAGATGGTCGCGCTGGGCGAGGAAAAACTGCGCGAGTACATCAAGACCATCGGCCTGTTCAATTCGAAGGCGAAGAACGTCATCGCGCTCTCGCACATCCTGGTGGACAAGCATGGCGGCGAGGTGCCGCGCGACCGGGAGTCGCTGGAGGCATTGCCCGGCGTCGGGCGCAAGACCGCCAACGTGGTGCTGAACGTGGCCTTCGGCGAGCCGACCATCGCGGTGGACACCCACATCTTCCGCGTCGGCAACCGCACCGGCCTCGCGACCGGCAAGACGCCGCTGGCGGTGGAGCTGAAGCTGAACAAGGCGGTGCCCGACCGCTTCAAGCTGGACGCCCATCACTGGCTCATCCTGCACGGGCGCTACATTTGCAAGGCCCGCAAGCCGGAATGCCCGAAATGCATCGTCGAGGATCTGTGCGCCTACAAGGCGAAGACGATCTGA
- a CDS encoding EI24 domain-containing protein, translating to MFQALGKSFALFGDRTFWATAFKALLLTVPLAALAAWAAWQGFEALPDTRYRLLNYVIDAIGAVGSVFIGLLLFPALASMVTGLFLDDIAEATERRFYPADAPGRPVGLADSVRQGIRLALLVIGVNLLVLPFYIAFLFVPPLGAALYFTVNGWLLSREYFGMVASRHAGAAEQKALRRRRRGRIFLAGCVLAGLFAVPVLNLAAPLIGTAFMVHIFKGVAQGAIV from the coding sequence ATGTTTCAAGCACTTGGCAAGAGCTTCGCCCTGTTCGGCGACCGCACGTTCTGGGCGACGGCCTTCAAGGCGCTGCTTCTGACCGTGCCTCTCGCAGCCTTGGCGGCGTGGGCGGCGTGGCAGGGGTTCGAGGCGCTGCCCGATACGCGGTACCGGCTGCTCAATTACGTCATCGACGCCATCGGCGCCGTCGGATCCGTGTTCATCGGGCTGCTGCTGTTCCCGGCGCTGGCGAGCATGGTCACCGGACTGTTCCTCGACGACATCGCCGAGGCCACCGAACGGCGCTTTTATCCCGCCGACGCGCCCGGCAGGCCCGTAGGGCTCGCGGACTCCGTGCGGCAGGGTATCCGGCTCGCCCTGCTGGTCATCGGCGTCAATCTGCTGGTGCTGCCGTTCTACATCGCCTTCCTGTTCGTGCCGCCGCTGGGCGCCGCGCTTTATTTCACCGTCAATGGATGGTTGCTCTCGCGGGAATATTTCGGGATGGTGGCGTCCCGGCACGCGGGCGCCGCCGAGCAGAAGGCACTGCGCCGGCGGCGGCGGGGCCGGATTTTCCTCGCGGGCTGCGTCCTCGCCGGCCTGTTCGCGGTACCGGTGCTCAATCTGGCGGCGCCGCTGATCGGTACCGCCTTCATGGTGCATATCTTCAAGGGAGTGGCTCAGGGTGCGATTGTCTAG
- a CDS encoding adenosine kinase — protein sequence MHEIDVVGIGNAIVDVLSHADDAFLDKHGLTKGGMMLIDDDQARSLYAAMGPGVEISGGSAANTMAGIAALGARAAFIGKVRDDQLGEVFAHDIRSIGVSFMTPPALEGASTGRCLILVTPDAQRTMNTFLGAGVGLTPEDINPDVIQAAQVTYLEGYLWDPENAKNAFRKAVEAAHAGGRKVALSLSDSFCVDRHRDEFRELVEQVDILFANEAEILSLYQVDQFDAALQAVRRANTLAALTRSEKGSVILQGDEVHVIDAEAGVTLVDTTGAGDLYAAGFLAGYTTGRTLPECGRMGSIAAAEAISHMGARPQADLKALVAAKLG from the coding sequence ATGCATGAAATCGATGTGGTCGGCATTGGCAACGCCATCGTCGACGTGCTCAGCCATGCGGATGACGCGTTCCTGGACAAGCACGGCCTGACCAAGGGCGGTATGATGCTGATCGATGACGACCAGGCACGCAGCCTGTACGCCGCGATGGGACCGGGCGTGGAAATCTCGGGCGGATCGGCCGCCAACACCATGGCGGGCATCGCGGCGCTGGGCGCGCGGGCCGCGTTCATCGGCAAGGTGCGCGACGACCAGCTGGGCGAGGTTTTCGCCCACGATATCCGGTCCATCGGCGTCAGCTTCATGACGCCGCCAGCCCTGGAAGGCGCATCGACCGGCCGCTGCCTGATCCTGGTGACGCCCGATGCCCAGCGCACCATGAACACCTTCCTGGGCGCCGGTGTCGGCCTGACGCCCGAGGACATCAACCCGGACGTGATCCAGGCCGCGCAGGTGACCTATCTGGAAGGGTATCTGTGGGACCCGGAGAATGCCAAGAACGCCTTCCGCAAGGCGGTCGAGGCCGCGCATGCCGGCGGCCGGAAGGTCGCGCTGAGCCTGTCGGATTCATTCTGCGTGGACCGGCACCGCGACGAGTTCCGTGAGCTGGTGGAGCAGGTCGATATCCTGTTCGCCAACGAGGCCGAAATCCTGTCGCTTTATCAGGTGGACCAATTCGATGCGGCGCTGCAGGCCGTGCGCCGAGCCAATACGCTCGCCGCCCTCACCCGTTCCGAAAAGGGTTCCGTCATCCTGCAAGGCGACGAGGTTCACGTGATCGACGCCGAAGCAGGCGTCACCCTCGTCGACACGACAGGCGCGGGCGACCTGTACGCGGCCGGGTTCCTGGCGGGCTACACGACAGGCCGAACTCTGCCCGAGTGCGGCCGCATGGGTTCCATCGCCGCCGCCGAAGCCATCAGCCACATGGGCGCGCGCCCCCAGGCGGACCTCAAGGCGCTGGTGGCGGCCAAACTGGGTTAA
- a CDS encoding VOC family protein: MLLSRYPLFQKAYLVNDLEESVQAWSRLYGAGPFKMTPHHKTDTFMYRGTDTEADVSYAFGYLGDMMIQFIQQHDDKPSIYRDMFRRGEQGYHHVGILVHDFEAEYQRLLDMGYVAACRLYADQVDAAYFDTRAVNGCFTEIHGDPPNILKAFATWKRAHDLWRPGDSPFFKS; the protein is encoded by the coding sequence ATGCTGCTCAGTCGCTATCCGCTGTTCCAGAAGGCCTATCTGGTCAACGATCTGGAAGAATCCGTGCAGGCCTGGAGCCGCCTCTATGGCGCGGGCCCCTTCAAGATGACGCCGCATCACAAGACCGACACCTTCATGTATCGCGGCACCGATACCGAAGCGGACGTCTCCTATGCCTTTGGCTATCTGGGCGACATGATGATCCAGTTCATCCAGCAGCATGACGACAAGCCGTCGATCTATCGCGATATGTTCCGGCGCGGCGAGCAGGGCTATCACCATGTGGGCATTCTGGTGCACGACTTCGAAGCCGAATATCAGCGCCTGCTCGACATGGGATATGTGGCGGCCTGCCGGCTCTATGCCGACCAGGTCGACGCGGCCTATTTCGACACGCGCGCCGTCAATGGCTGCTTCACGGAGATCCATGGCGATCCACCGAACATCCTGAAGGCCTTCGCCACGTGGAAGCGCGCGCACGATCTCTGGCGCCCGGGCGACAGCCCGTTCTTCAAGTCCTGA
- a CDS encoding phytanoyl-CoA dioxygenase family protein, giving the protein MSSMMNTDPLRAWKDQITPDVVERYHRDGVVFLPQAIHPEWLALIEIGIRRVLAGSSPYKFKFFEGEPGEFLDATRNFSVTPEFQRLLFDSPIADMLGRMIGSENVWLLFDHVFVKEGGHCNRTPWHQDLTYWPVEGTQLASMWITLDPIPRHESLEFVVGSHRRALFDGFNPSVADDPTAPYYGEGFPRLPNIEAERDRHEIVSWAIEPGDVVVFHPGLLHGGGQTNEGRVRRTLSVRCFGDDVVYASRPASRRTAPATPGLSLQLKPGDPLRHPLYPKLRPVPARERPDYYA; this is encoded by the coding sequence ATGTCATCCATGATGAACACCGATCCCCTGCGGGCCTGGAAGGACCAGATCACGCCGGATGTGGTCGAACGCTACCATCGCGACGGCGTGGTGTTCCTGCCCCAGGCCATCCATCCGGAATGGCTGGCGCTGATCGAGATCGGCATCCGCCGGGTGCTCGCCGGGTCCAGCCCCTACAAGTTCAAGTTCTTCGAGGGCGAACCGGGCGAGTTTCTGGACGCCACCCGCAATTTCAGCGTCACGCCCGAGTTCCAGCGCCTGTTGTTCGACTCGCCCATCGCCGACATGCTGGGGCGGATGATCGGGTCGGAGAACGTCTGGCTGCTGTTCGACCATGTCTTCGTCAAGGAAGGCGGCCATTGCAACCGCACGCCGTGGCATCAGGATCTGACCTACTGGCCGGTTGAAGGCACCCAACTCGCATCCATGTGGATCACCCTCGATCCCATTCCCCGCCATGAATCCCTGGAGTTCGTGGTCGGCTCCCATCGGCGCGCACTGTTCGACGGCTTCAACCCGTCGGTCGCCGACGATCCCACCGCGCCCTATTACGGCGAGGGTTTTCCGCGCCTGCCCAATATCGAGGCCGAGCGCGACAGGCACGAGATCGTCTCCTGGGCCATCGAGCCGGGTGACGTGGTGGTGTTTCATCCCGGCCTGCTGCATGGCGGCGGCCAGACCAACGAGGGACGGGTACGCCGGACCCTGTCGGTGCGCTGCTTCGGCGACGACGTGGTCTACGCGTCGCGCCCGGCGTCCCGCCGGACGGCGCCGGCCACGCCGGGTCTTTCGCTGCAATTGAAGCCGGGCGATCCGCTGCGCCACCCGCTCTATCCCAAACTCCGCCCGGTCCCCGCGCGTGAGCGCCCGGACTATTACGCCTGA
- a CDS encoding TonB-dependent receptor, which translates to MSRLYSLPAYAALGLLAVAVTAPPATAQDASPRSGEFRGRQIEEVVTTSRQREETLQSVPVAATGFSRDSLEMYAISDLEEIGTETPNLVVGRGVSGSGPTIHLRGVGTNGGSAGFDPAVGIVIDGVSYSRGRWVQQGYFDVDRVEVLKGPQALYFGKNNSAGLISLTTANPGDRFEAYGKVGYEIEARELVTEAVMSTPISDTVGLRLAFRYSELKGFIKNQAEPIIGQDPLGFVIPGALNKRLPNEQEYLGRVTLRFTPNDQLDAVLKVSAARNTDASRYSTLQQSICYGPNGQPQPIFGVRDPFDDCTQNFTQSLADLPDELMSGEPDEFKKNGGEQWSEFESFAATFQANYTLEDVTLTSISAYTWYDNQYLGNSEFSAQGQVGVYENARYGMFSQELRAVTTFEGPLNVLFGAYYQDTDFSFRNSARIFAAPRDPVTGRYWSYDKISTTQGKTWSAFAEATWNITDTVELAGGARYTRETKDSDLQSTYVHSLLSGSLTNRSLQNKFKDSNVSPQATLTWRPDDALTLFGAYRQGFKSGGFDNSFLLTNASAETEDLTFKSETSNGFEIGAKTSWFDRTLQINATAYRYTFENLQVQELDTETTQFKIRNAGKARTTGVEMDFTWLATDALTFRGAASYNDGHYVDFLVGCYSGQSIEAGCDRVLNVANGRFTSQDRSGQPLLKAPKVTLRGGFSYEIPVSDGWNVVLTGDAAYSDKFLLDEKASPGAVQKSYILFDASARLLDTDDHWEFAVIGRNLTNEAIAFTGLGRPLTGGSSGLPAGTPGQTFSDVTVGVQRGREIMFQLTYRFN; encoded by the coding sequence ATGAGCCGTCTGTATTCACTTCCAGCGTATGCCGCGCTGGGCCTGCTGGCCGTTGCCGTGACCGCGCCGCCTGCCACCGCGCAGGATGCATCGCCGCGCTCGGGAGAGTTTCGCGGCCGCCAGATCGAGGAGGTGGTGACCACGTCCCGACAGCGCGAGGAGACGCTGCAGTCGGTGCCCGTCGCCGCCACCGGCTTTTCCCGGGACTCGCTGGAAATGTACGCCATCAGCGATTTGGAGGAGATCGGCACCGAGACGCCGAACCTGGTGGTGGGCCGCGGCGTCAGCGGCAGCGGCCCAACCATCCATCTGCGCGGCGTCGGCACCAATGGCGGCAGCGCCGGGTTCGATCCGGCGGTCGGCATCGTCATCGACGGCGTGTCCTATTCCCGCGGCCGCTGGGTTCAGCAGGGCTATTTCGACGTCGATCGGGTCGAGGTGCTGAAAGGCCCGCAGGCCCTGTATTTCGGCAAGAACAACTCCGCCGGCCTGATCTCGCTGACCACGGCCAATCCGGGCGACCGTTTCGAGGCCTATGGCAAGGTCGGCTACGAGATCGAGGCGCGCGAGCTGGTCACCGAAGCGGTCATGTCCACGCCGATCTCCGACACGGTCGGTCTTCGGCTGGCGTTTCGCTATTCCGAGTTGAAGGGCTTCATCAAGAACCAGGCCGAGCCCATCATCGGGCAGGATCCTCTGGGCTTCGTCATTCCAGGTGCCCTGAATAAGCGTCTGCCCAACGAGCAGGAATATCTGGGCCGCGTCACCCTGCGCTTCACGCCCAACGATCAGCTGGACGCGGTCCTGAAGGTCAGCGCCGCGCGCAACACAGATGCCAGCCGCTACAGCACGTTGCAGCAGAGCATCTGCTATGGCCCTAATGGCCAGCCGCAGCCTATCTTCGGCGTGCGCGATCCGTTCGACGACTGCACGCAGAACTTCACCCAGTCGCTGGCCGACCTGCCGGACGAGCTGATGTCGGGCGAACCGGACGAATTCAAGAAGAATGGCGGCGAGCAATGGTCGGAATTCGAATCCTTTGCCGCCACGTTCCAGGCCAACTACACGCTGGAGGACGTCACCCTGACCTCGATCAGCGCCTATACCTGGTACGATAACCAGTATCTGGGCAATTCCGAGTTCTCGGCGCAGGGCCAGGTCGGCGTCTACGAGAACGCCCGCTACGGCATGTTCAGCCAGGAACTGCGGGCGGTCACCACCTTCGAAGGACCGCTGAACGTCCTGTTCGGCGCCTATTATCAGGACACGGACTTCTCGTTCCGCAATTCCGCCCGCATCTTCGCCGCGCCGCGCGATCCGGTCACCGGCCGTTACTGGTCCTATGACAAGATTTCCACCACCCAGGGCAAGACATGGTCGGCCTTCGCCGAAGCCACCTGGAATATCACCGATACGGTCGAACTGGCGGGCGGCGCGCGGTACACCCGTGAGACCAAGGATTCCGATCTCCAGTCCACCTATGTCCACAGCCTGCTCAGCGGGTCGCTGACCAATCGCAGCCTCCAGAACAAATTCAAGGATTCCAACGTCTCGCCCCAGGCCACGCTGACCTGGCGGCCCGATGACGCGCTCACTCTGTTCGGTGCCTACCGCCAGGGATTCAAGTCGGGCGGCTTCGACAACAGCTTCCTGCTCACCAATGCCAGCGCCGAAACCGAGGATCTGACCTTCAAGAGCGAAACCTCCAACGGTTTCGAGATCGGCGCCAAGACCAGCTGGTTCGATCGTACGCTTCAGATCAACGCCACGGCCTATCGCTACACGTTCGAGAATCTGCAGGTTCAGGAGCTGGACACCGAAACCACCCAGTTCAAGATCCGCAACGCCGGCAAGGCGCGCACGACGGGCGTGGAAATGGATTTCACCTGGCTGGCGACCGATGCGCTGACCTTCCGCGGTGCCGCGTCCTACAATGACGGCCACTATGTGGACTTCCTCGTCGGCTGCTATTCCGGCCAGTCCATCGAGGCTGGCTGCGACCGGGTGCTGAACGTGGCGAATGGCCGGTTCACCTCGCAGGATCGCTCCGGCCAGCCGTTGCTGAAGGCGCCCAAGGTGACCCTGCGCGGCGGGTTCAGCTACGAAATCCCGGTCTCGGATGGCTGGAACGTGGTCCTCACCGGCGATGCGGCCTACTCGGACAAGTTCCTGCTGGATGAAAAAGCCAGTCCCGGGGCCGTCCAGAAATCCTATATCCTGTTCGACGCCAGCGCGCGCCTGCTCGACACGGACGATCACTGGGAGTTCGCCGTGATCGGCCGGAACCTGACCAACGAGGCGATCGCCTTCACCGGTCTGGGCCGTCCGCTGACCGGCGGCTCCTCGGGTCTGCCGGCCGGCACGCCCGGCCAGACCTTCTCGGACGTGACCGTGGGCGTGCAGCGCGGCCGCGAGATCATGTTCCAGCTCACCTACCGCTTCAACTGA
- a CDS encoding TetR/AcrR family transcriptional regulator, giving the protein MGSPSASKWNLESEWLVPPQQARSRKSMEAVLNAAEELFTSHGYDNTSIADIGARSGVSTGSIYSRFPDKDAILQVIHDSFSKALTDASADAFSPETWRTASAAHIVMAMVDRFFFAYRTYPGILCLIERQRLVNPAVEERARKWNNLSIAKFQALLADHASEMSCADTDRAVTVVHYLLHQTLAMTALFEQEQAAPPFRLDDNRFERDMMEVALRYFGLPDDTTGWRRHPWQRLPGW; this is encoded by the coding sequence ATGGGATCGCCGTCCGCCAGCAAATGGAATCTGGAGTCCGAATGGCTCGTGCCGCCACAGCAGGCGCGCAGCCGCAAGTCCATGGAGGCGGTGCTGAATGCCGCCGAGGAGCTGTTCACGAGCCACGGCTATGACAACACCTCCATCGCCGATATCGGTGCGCGTTCAGGCGTGTCGACAGGGTCGATCTACAGCCGGTTTCCCGACAAGGACGCCATCTTGCAGGTGATCCATGACAGCTTCTCGAAGGCGCTGACCGACGCCTCGGCCGATGCCTTTTCGCCGGAGACTTGGCGGACGGCTAGCGCCGCGCACATCGTCATGGCCATGGTGGACCGCTTCTTCTTCGCCTACCGCACCTATCCGGGGATCCTGTGCCTGATCGAGCGGCAGCGGCTGGTCAACCCGGCGGTCGAGGAGCGGGCGCGGAAATGGAATAACCTGTCGATCGCCAAGTTCCAGGCCCTGCTCGCGGACCATGCCTCGGAGATGAGTTGCGCCGACACGGACAGGGCGGTGACGGTGGTGCATTACCTGCTGCACCAGACGCTGGCCATGACGGCGCTGTTCGAGCAGGAACAGGCCGCGCCGCCCTTCAGGCTAGACGACAACCGGTTCGAGCGAGACATGATGGAGGTGGCGCTGCGCTATTTCGGGCTGCCGGACGATACCACGGGATGGCGGCGTCACCCCTGGCAGCGGCTGCCGGGCTGGTAA
- a CDS encoding histidine triad nucleotide-binding protein → MTAYDQNNIFARILRGEIPCRKVYEDDHALAFHDINPQAPIHVLVIPKGPYVSMADFTANAPDDLVLGFFRAVGQVAKDLELVEPGYRILANHGLNSHQEVPHLHIHVFGGQRLGPMLVKDWSKG, encoded by the coding sequence GTGACGGCCTATGACCAGAACAACATCTTCGCCCGCATCCTGCGCGGCGAGATTCCCTGCAGGAAGGTCTACGAGGACGACCACGCGCTGGCGTTCCACGACATCAATCCCCAGGCGCCCATCCATGTGCTGGTGATTCCCAAGGGACCCTACGTGTCCATGGCCGATTTCACCGCCAACGCGCCGGACGATCTCGTTCTCGGCTTCTTCCGCGCCGTCGGACAGGTGGCGAAAGATCTGGAGCTGGTCGAACCCGGCTACCGGATTCTCGCCAATCACGGGCTGAACTCCCACCAGGAAGTGCCGCATCTGCACATCCACGTCTTCGGCGGCCAGCGTCTCGGCCCCATGCTGGTGAAGGACTGGTCGAAGGGCTGA
- a CDS encoding phosphoribosyl-ATP diphosphatase yields MTEHLIDRLFATIDARKGGDPDKSYVARLHGKGLNKIAEKMGEEAVETIVAAVAKDKADTVAESADLLFHLMVLWSAKGVSPAEVFAELARREGISGIEEKKGRTA; encoded by the coding sequence ATGACCGAGCATCTGATCGACCGCCTGTTCGCCACCATCGACGCCCGCAAGGGCGGCGATCCGGACAAGAGCTATGTGGCCCGGCTGCACGGCAAGGGCCTGAACAAGATCGCCGAGAAGATGGGCGAGGAAGCGGTCGAGACCATCGTCGCCGCCGTGGCCAAGGACAAGGCGGACACCGTCGCCGAATCCGCCGATCTGCTGTTCCATCTGATGGTGCTGTGGTCCGCCAAGGGCGTGTCGCCGGCCGAGGTGTTCGCCGAACTGGCCCGGCGCGAAGGCATCTCCGGCATCGAGGAAAAGAAGGGGAGGACGGCGTGA